A window of the Podospora bellae-mahoneyi strain CBS 112042 chromosome 6, whole genome shotgun sequence genome harbors these coding sequences:
- a CDS encoding hypothetical protein (COG:O; EggNog:ENOG503NWMP): MADVEDQQQGGPRTSRSSVRKKRTGKSPKPELQSQNDWTSASGPRPRPSPHPKRHGDIDIDIDIVESSDDSDDAQASPPKQQQPSRRPSKHRQQLPSPTDSEDSDLPSKPPSRSRHRTAAMRPNSTVPLVDTKAMARRMQHRTSYDDDDDDDEPPIRPSRPASRQTMASHRDQSSRSAHRYRSTPESRRSPRTSMSDSEGETDVTEDSLEEVVIQQPTRRRKPPAVPTAPVPPPAPSMHERLNRRTEEPEIEVVYEDPDPEPDFASTRYEQSVGVGRSRAQSRAPSRAPSRAASVKPDAYRRPRDVSRAPSLDGDRARSKSRTRRPSTRQYESDAYVSRAPSVFRRANTTIEGSHHASSQSFSSKRSMFADPTAANNMQLERQQPKRFTTCVSCRDNKTLVENTAKLKCAHRMCNTCLVRSFELSLRGPQHMPPRCCTAEPIPPKHVDKLLGEDFKAEWNRKYREYTTRSRIYCPEERCGRWFQPDNIRQENGRGQAKCSHCKTKVCCACHGLWHPQYNCPGDENTAQFMPQSKRDTYQTCYQCHHMVELAEGCNHMKCRCGAQFCMLCGGPWKSCACPMTNNSVQAVPRAAADRMRTPMDEPPNPFASAPKYASRVPSPQAPRSGFPASYAGTVKPRPSSYEEEPYLARRMEVREEPHHARRMHSFDDAFGHVDDQAEYGRGRAGVNVFDFEEQPRRRIEARSRGASFGNGDFRAGRAATVVAPSPPQTHVPMAPPPPRSAFEPPSRPAFDRVPPRAAPRADYASEAYAQRAARYASPERYEEFAAENYTADRRRPYSPERRQTFPTARRPRSLDRHHPFAQERREESPDGWQVPTRFPSPERGAPMAMEIPQKPRHMLAPERHMQIPERHMAPQDRHMQLPERHMATLDRYASMSERHAPMPERQQQQMPERHMAMPERQLAHPDDRLRAPSPERRRASSFDKRLADRFNPESRQSPGAYHMGGMGHAVPPAPMTTIGVGPVGPPGHIGHMGMMSAMVPQGPLSPTRGPPPLSRTASHPAAAMMHGHGGGPSIPVAPVPPPAISHMPRRHTMEEDIYISGRHPGGPTPEWFGPPGMGMGLHEWDPSGGSARAPHIRRRATQAHREHNKTEAKPSMQAGLSGSGRGLHRVSEWVNYIEPGPPEDTMGGGGPATIVG; this comes from the exons ATGGCCGACGTCGAAGACCAGCAACAGGGCGGGCCTAGGACTTCGCGAAGCAGTGTGCGGAAGAAGCGCACAGGAAAATCTCCCAAGCCGGAGCTTCAGTCCCAAAACGATTGGACATCAGCCAGTGGGCCACGACCCCGTCCGTCGCCTCACCCGAAACGTCATGGGGATATAGACATAGACATAGACATTGTCGAGTCCTCTGACGACTCAGACGACGCCCAAGCGTCGCctcccaagcagcagcaaccatcTCGACGTCCTTCGAAGCACCGTCAACAGCTCCCGAGTCCCACCGACTCCGAGGACTCCGACCTCCCGTCCAAGCCGCCGTCCCGTTCTCGACATCGGACTGCTGCCATGCGGCCCAACTCCACCGTGCCCTTGGTCGACACCAAGGCCATGGCCCGCCGTATGCAACATCGCACTTCatatgacgacgacgacgacgatgatgagccGCCTATACGTCCATCGCGGCCAGCAAGCCGCCAGACGATGGCATCTCATCGCGACCAGAGTTCTCGCTCCGCTCACCGCTACAGGTCTACTCCTGAATCTAGGCGCTCACCCCGCACTTCCATGTCCGATTCTGAGGGCGAAACTGACGTGACCGAGGATTCTTTGGAGGAAGTGGTTATTCAACAGCCTACCCGGAGAAGGAAGCCTCCGGCTGTTCCCACCGCCCCGGTACCCCCTCCCGCACCGTCCATGCATGAGCGCCTCAACCGGCGCACAGAGGAGCCCGAAATTGAGGTCGTCTATGAGGATCCAGATCCGGAGCCGGATTTTGCATCGACAAGGTATGAGCAATCGGTAGGTGTAGGAAGATCGCGAGCTCAATCCCGAGCCCCTTCCCGAGCACCCTCTCGAGCTGCGTCGGTGAAGCCGGATGCCTATCGTCGTCCGAGAGACGTTTCCCGTGCTCCGAGTCTCGATGGCGACCGGGCTCGGTCCAAATCCCGAACCAGAAG ACCGTCGACCAGGCAGTATGAGTCAGACGCTTATGTGTCGAGGGCCCCTTCAGTGTTCAGAAgagccaacaccaccatagAAGGGTCACACCATGCGTCGTCACAGAGCTTCAGCTCCAAGCGGTCCATGTTTGCCGATCCGACAGCTGCAAATAACATGCAGTTGGAGAGGCAACAACCCAAGAGGTTTACCACTTGTGTCTCATGCAGAGACAACAAGACTCTGGTCGAGAACACAGCCAAGCTTAAGTGCGCACATCGCATGTGCAACACTTGCCTGGTGCGCAGCTTTGAGCTGTCTCTTCGAGGCCCACAGCATATGCCCCCTCGATGTTGTACCGCAGAGCCCATCCCACCAAAACACGTCGACAAACTGCTGGGTGAAGATTTCAAAGCCGAGTGGAACCGAAAATACCGTGAGTATACGACCAGAAGCCGCATATATTGTCCGGAGGAACGGTGTGGCAGGTGGTTCCAGCCCGACAACATTCGTCAGGAGAACGGGCGTGGGCAGGCAAAATGCAGTCACTGCAAAACAAAAGTCTGCTGTGCTTGCCATGGACTGTGGCATCCGCAGTACAACTGCCCAGGCGATGAGAACACAGCACAGTTCATGCCGCAATCCAAGCGAGATACATACCAGACCTGTTATCAGTGCCATCACATGGTCGAACTCGCTGAAGGCTGCAACCATATGAAGTG CCGTTGTGGTGCTCAGTTCTGTATGCTCTGCGGCGGTCCGTGGAAATCGTGCGCATGTCCCATGACGAATAACTCAGTCCAAGCTGTACCTCGAGCAGCCGCAGACCGCATGAGGACGCCGATGGACGAACCTCCGAATCCCTTTGCATCTGCGCCGAAGTACGCATCTCGtgttccctctccccaggcTCCACGGTCGGGATTCCCGGCCTCTTATGCAGGCACTGTAAAGCCTCGCCCATCGAGCTACGAGGAAGAACCATATCTTGCTCGGCGTATGGAAGTCCGTGAAGAACCTCATCATGCTCGCCGGATGCATTCTTTTGATGATGCCTTTGGTCATGTCGATGACCAGGCCGAGTACGGTAGAGGAAGGGCAGGTGTCAACGTCTTTGACTTTGAAGAACAACCCCGACGACGCATCGAAGCTCGGAGCCGCGGAGCGTCTTTTGGAAACGGTGATTTCCGAGCTGGGAGGGCTGCAACGGTTGTtgcaccatcacctccgcAAACACATGTTCCCATggcgccgccaccgcctcgtTCGGCATTTGAGCCACCCTCACGCCCCGCCTTCGACCGAGTACCACCTCGGGCCGCGCCGCGCGCTGATTATGCCTCCGAGGCCTATGCTCAAAGAGCGGCGCGCTATGCTTCGCCGGAGCGATATGAGGAGTTTGCTGCCGAGAACTACACAGCCGACAGACGGAGACCGTACTCGCCCGAAAGACGACAAACATTCCCTACTGCGAGACGGCCGCGTTCTTTGGATAGACACCATCCATTTGCTCAGGAGCGGCGCGAAGAGTCACCCGATGGTTGGCAAGTCCCGACGCGTTTCCCATCCCCAGAAAGAGGAGCACCCATGGCTATGGAGATTCCGCAGAAGCCACGACACATGCTCGCGCCCGAGAGGCACATGCAGATCCCAGAAAGGCACATGGCACCCCAGGATAGACACATGCAGCTTCCTGAACGACACATGGCCACTCTTGACCGCTACGCCTCCATGTCGGAAAGGCACGCCCCAATGCCGgaaagacaacaacagcagatGCCAGAGAGGCACATGGCAATGCCGGAAAGACAGCTGGCTCATCCTGACGATAGACTCCGTGCTCCTTCGCCCGAGAGACGCCGAGCGTCGTCATTCGACAAACGGCTCGCCGATCGTTTCAACCCGGAGAGCAGACAGAGTCCAGGAGCCTACCACATGGGCGGGATGGGCCACGCCGTCCCACCTGCTCCTATGACCACCATCGGAGTTGGCCCTGTCGGACCGCCCGGACACATAGGACACATGGGCATGATGAGTGCGATGGTGCCCCAGGGGCCGCTGAGTCCTACAAGAGGACCACCGCCTCTTTCTCGCACCGCATCGCAcccggcagcagcaatgaTGCACGGACACGGAGGTGGTCCATCAATTCCGGTCGCTCCGGTGCCGCCACCGGCTATTTCGCATATGCCTCGCAGGCACACcatggaggaggacatcTACATCTCCGGCCGTCATCCAGGAGGACCGACACCTGAATGGTTTGGTCCCCcgggcatgggcatgggaCTGCATGAGTGGGATCCCAGCGGGGGTTCTGCCCGTGCTCCTCACATCCGAAGACGGGCCACGCAAGCTCACCGGGAGCACAACAAGACTGAGGCCAAGCCCTCGATGCAGGCTGGCCTGAGCGGATCTGGGAGAGGCTTGCATCGAGTGTCGGAGTGGGTGAATTATATTGAGCCTGGCCCGCCTGAGGATAcaatgggaggaggtggcccTGCGACGATTGTGGGATAg